One genomic window of Arachis hypogaea cultivar Tifrunner chromosome 8, arahy.Tifrunner.gnm2.J5K5, whole genome shotgun sequence includes the following:
- the LOC112706768 gene encoding vicilin-like seed storage protein At2g28490 has translation MGNRNSLLFFILVLMCHGVTLTMGLWRKHDDVETMFLMKNSKSVVKTDAGEMRVLESYGDAKLMERRLHIGFISMELRSLFVPQYIDSSFIIFLHEGEAKLGFMYRGKLAERTLKMGDVYRIPAGSAFYLVNIGEGQKLHIICSIDPSEAVGVGTFQSFYLGGGANPASVLSGFGTDILEAAFNVSAEEVRKMFTRQHEGPIVNLDQQDTGLWSKFLQLKDEDKLQHLKGMVLDQQEEDFDDEDNDGQEEEKQRVWSWRKLLDSVVCDELKKAWNPNKGMGKKPPHICNLYDRAPDFINSHGWSVAVDGSDYSPLKMSGVGIYHVNLSAGAMMTPHMNPMATEYGIVLRGSGRIQIVFPNGTNAMDAEIKEGDVFFIPRYFPFCQIASKDQPLEFFGFTTSASKNRPQFLVGATSLMRTMMGPELAAAFGVSEETMRHMVDAQHEDVILPYPHHQDHNKEVVEVDTIPKLIRNAMVLGW, from the exons ATGGGAAACAGAAACAGCCTTTTGTTTTTTATCCTTGTTCTGATGTGTCATGGTGTAACCTTGACAATGGGGTTATGGAGGAAACATGATGATGTAGAAACGATGTTCTTGATGAAGAACTCCAAGAGTGTGGTTAAGACAGATGCTGGTGAGATGAGAGTTCTTGAAAGCTATGGTGATGCTAAGCTTATGGAGAGGCGCTTGCATATTGGATTCATCTCCATGGAGCTAAGGTCACTCTTCGTTCCTCAGTATATTGACTCAAGCTTCATCATTTTCCTCCATGAAG GGGAAGCAAAGCTGGGATTCATGTATAGAGGTAAGCTTGCAGAAAGAACATTGAAGATGGGGGATGTGTATAGAATCCCAGCTGGTTCAGCATTCTATTTGGTGAATATTGGTGAAGGTCAGAAACTTCACATTATCTGCAGCATTGATCCCTCAGAGGCAGTGGGAGTTGGTACTTTCCAG TCCTTCTATCTTGGAGGAGGAGCAAATCCAGCTTCAGTACTTTCTGGCTTCGGAACAGATATCCTTGAAGCTGCCTTTAAC GTATCAGCAGAAGAAGTTAGGAAAATGTTCACAAGGCAACATGAGGGTCCAATTGTGAATCTGGATCAGCAAGACACAGGTTTGTGGAGCAAGTTCCTTCAATTGAAGGATGAGGACAAATTGCAACACCTGAAGGGAATGGTGCTAGACCAGCAAGAAGAAGATTTTGATGATGAAGATAATGATGGACAAGAAGAGGAGAAGCAAAGAGTATGGTCATGGAGGAAGCTCTTAGACTCAGTTGTTTGTGATGAGTTAAAGAAAGCATGGAACCCCAACAAGGGTATGGGTAAGAAGCCCCCTCATATTTGCAACCTCTATGACAGAGCACCAGATTTCATCAACAGCCATGGTTGGAGTGTTGCTGTTGATGGCTCAGATTATTCTCCACTCAAAATGTCTGGTGTTGGCATTTATCATGTTAATCTCTCAGCG GGAGCGATGATGACGCCACACATGAATCCAATGGCAACAGAGTATGGCATAGTGTTGAGAGGGAGTGgaagaatccagatagtgtttcCAAACGGAACCAATGCAATGGATGCAGAGATCAAAGAAGGGGATGTGTTCTTTATCCCAAGGTACTTCCCTTTCTGCCAAATAGCATCAAAGGACCAACCATTGGAGTTCTTTGGCTTCACCACCTCTGCAAGTAAGAACAGGCCACAGTTTCTTGTGGGAGCCACGTCACTCATGAGGACCATGATGGGTCCTGAGCTCGCTGCTGCCTTTGGTGTGAGCGAGGAAACCATGCGCCACATGGTTGATGCACAGCATGAGGATGTCATACTTCCATATCCACATCATCAAGATCATAACAAGGAAGTGGTTGAGGTTGACACCATTCCAAAGCTTATAAGGAATGCCATGGTTTTGGGATGGTAA